A stretch of the Polaribacter pacificus genome encodes the following:
- a CDS encoding porin family protein produces MLLAQKGRVLHKPTFDQNRLHFGFYLGLNQNDFKIDYKNSSIANPEITTTATTGFNVGLITDLRLHKNFNLRFEPGLISNSKSLTFEHINGTAQKSRTANSTYLHMPLVLKISTNRLDNVRPYLLAGISYDINFTSNENNSNDNAAGEFRTKTNGAMYELGIGVDFYLYYFKFSPSIRGVFALNNELIYDSDPTSQWTSPVNFLGTRGIFLNFSFE; encoded by the coding sequence ATGCTGTTAGCACAAAAGGGACGTGTCTTGCACAAACCTACTTTTGATCAAAACAGACTGCATTTTGGTTTTTACTTAGGACTAAATCAAAATGACTTTAAAATTGATTATAAAAACAGCTCTATAGCCAATCCAGAAATTACAACTACAGCAACTACAGGCTTTAACGTAGGTTTGATTACAGATTTAAGACTGCATAAGAATTTTAATTTGCGTTTTGAGCCAGGGCTGATTAGCAATAGTAAAAGTTTAACCTTTGAGCATATAAACGGTACGGCACAGAAGAGCAGAACCGCTAATAGCACCTACCTGCACATGCCCTTGGTTTTAAAGATAAGCACCAACCGACTAGACAATGTTCGTCCTTATTTACTAGCAGGAATCTCATACGATATAAATTTTACCAGTAATGAAAACAATAGTAATGACAATGCAGCTGGTGAATTTAGAACAAAAACAAACGGCGCCATGTATGAACTAGGTATCGGGGTTGATTTTTACTTATACTATTTTAAGTTTTCACCGTCAATTAGAGGCGTATTTGCGCTAAACAATGAGTTAATTTATGACAGCGACCCAACTAGTCAGTGGACCTCTCCTGTAAATTTTCTTGGTACTCGAGGCATCTTTTTAAATTTCTCTTTTGAGTAA
- the rpsT gene encoding 30S ribosomal protein S20, producing MANHKSALKRIRSNEAKRLRNKYQHKTTRNAVRSLRALEDKTEAQAALPKVVAMLDKLAKNNVIHQNKASNLKSKLAKHVAAL from the coding sequence ATGGCAAATCATAAGTCAGCATTAAAGAGAATTAGAAGTAACGAAGCTAAGAGATTAAGAAACAAGTATCAGCATAAGACAACTAGAAATGCTGTGAGATCTTTGCGTGCACTTGAGGATAAAACTGAGGCACAAGCTGCATTACCTAAGGTTGTTGCAATGTTGGATAAGTTAGCTAAGAATAACGTAATCCACCAAAACAAAGCAAGCAACTTAAAATCTAAATTAGCAAAGCACGTAGCTGCATTGTAA
- a CDS encoding OmpP1/FadL family transporter gives MIKKGTLFVCLCGFIFTGFSQALGYQDLALLFSKDQISGSARFNAMSGAFGALGGDISAISVNPAGAAVFNNSLTTFGLNTRNSNILSNYYNNTYNSKDNYFNFSQAGVVFVFDNYNSSDWDKVAFSFNYRIKNDFKDTFLAGGNSGYATFTEFPLDNNNPRTQYNIADGQEFINKYNGELTEYNFALSGQYNKNLYLGLSFNSFDLKFSQKSTLSEFNSAANNSTLDARFYQENISAGTGFSIGAGFIYKLGQNLRIGGAYHTPTWFTSIAETTNIVNNDGYLGDTQMTSSESNSVYDNTSGNYFPSQFFEYKLKTPGKMTASLAYVFGSNGLISMDYSYKNYETMKLSNDNFTTENQYFSNELRNTYSLNLGTEWRFQALSLRGGYHYEQSPDKNAIESDNLKGFSLGAGYKFNNAAFDLSYQKNTQTSLYNFYPQYNQVNAAELNIDQKIITATLTIYL, from the coding sequence ATGATAAAAAAAGGAACTCTTTTTGTTTGCCTTTGTGGATTTATATTCACTGGTTTTTCACAAGCATTAGGATACCAAGATTTGGCCTTACTTTTTTCTAAAGACCAGATTTCCGGATCAGCTCGATTTAACGCCATGAGCGGTGCTTTTGGAGCCTTAGGTGGAGATATTTCTGCTATAAGTGTTAATCCAGCAGGAGCTGCTGTCTTTAACAATAGCCTTACTACATTTGGCTTAAATACCCGAAACTCAAATATCCTGAGCAATTATTACAACAATACATATAATAGCAAAGACAACTATTTTAATTTTTCACAGGCTGGTGTTGTATTTGTTTTTGACAACTACAACAGTAGTGATTGGGACAAAGTAGCTTTTAGCTTTAACTACCGCATTAAAAATGATTTTAAAGATACGTTTTTGGCAGGCGGAAACAGTGGCTATGCAACCTTTACAGAGTTTCCTTTAGACAACAACAACCCAAGGACTCAATACAACATAGCTGATGGTCAAGAATTCATCAACAAATACAACGGAGAACTAACTGAGTACAACTTTGCACTTTCAGGTCAGTACAATAAAAACTTATACTTAGGATTGTCCTTTAATAGTTTCGATTTAAAATTTTCTCAAAAATCAACACTTTCAGAATTCAATAGCGCAGCAAACAACAGCACTTTGGATGCTCGGTTTTATCAAGAGAACATTTCTGCTGGAACTGGTTTTTCTATAGGAGCTGGATTTATATACAAGCTTGGTCAAAATTTAAGAATCGGGGGAGCTTATCATACACCAACATGGTTTACAAGCATTGCAGAGACAACAAACATTGTTAATAATGATGGGTATTTAGGTGATACTCAAATGACCAGCTCAGAGAGCAATAGCGTCTACGACAATACTTCTGGAAATTATTTTCCTTCACAATTTTTTGAATACAAATTAAAAACACCAGGTAAAATGACAGCTAGTTTGGCCTATGTATTTGGCTCAAACGGATTGATCAGCATGGATTATAGCTACAAAAACTATGAAACCATGAAGCTTTCAAATGATAATTTCACAACCGAAAATCAGTATTTCTCAAACGAGCTTAGAAATACTTATAGTTTAAATCTAGGAACTGAATGGCGTTTTCAAGCCTTGAGTTTAAGAGGAGGTTATCACTATGAACAAAGTCCAGACAAAAACGCAATTGAATCAGACAACCTAAAAGGCTTTTCTCTAGGAGCTGGTTATAAATTTAACAATGCTGCGTTTGATCTTTCTTATCAGAAAAACACACAAACCTCTTTGTACAATTTTTACCCTCAGTACAATCAAGTAAATGCAGCTGAATTAAACATCGACCAAAAAATTATTACAGCTACCTTAACCATTTACCTATAA
- the proS gene encoding proline--tRNA ligase, which yields MSKKLTTREEDYSKWYNELVVKADLAENSAVRGCMVIKPYGYAIWEKMQAELDRMFKETGHENAYFPLFVPKSLFEAEEKNAEGFAKECAVVTHYRLQNDPDRPGKLRVDPEAKLEEELVVRPTSEAIIWNTYKGWIQSYRDLPLLINQWANVVRWEMRTRLFLRTAEFLWQEGHTAHATKKEALIESKQMQEIYAIFAEGFMAMPVVKGAKSESERFAGAEETYTIEALMQDGKALQAGTSHFLGQNFAKAFDVKYTSKEGKQEYVWATSWGVSTRLIGGLIMTHSDDFGLVLPPKLAPIQVVIVPIYKNNEQLDLISEKVSVMVSDLRKKGISVKFDNRDTFRPGAKFAEYELKGVPVRIAIGARDLESNTVELARRDTLEKQTVSQDHLADFIENLLEDIQNNLFNRAKEYRDEHITEVSNFEEFKDVIENKGGFVLAHWDGTEETEDAIKEQTKATIRCIPNDSKFEAGTCVFSGKPSKQKVLFAKAY from the coding sequence ATGAGCAAGAAGTTAACAACGAGAGAAGAAGATTATTCTAAATGGTATAACGAATTGGTTGTAAAAGCCGATTTAGCAGAGAACTCTGCAGTTAGAGGCTGTATGGTTATTAAACCTTACGGTTATGCGATTTGGGAAAAGATGCAAGCAGAGCTAGATAGGATGTTTAAGGAAACAGGGCATGAGAATGCTTATTTTCCGCTTTTTGTTCCAAAAAGTTTGTTTGAAGCAGAAGAGAAAAACGCAGAAGGCTTCGCTAAAGAATGTGCTGTTGTTACCCATTATCGTTTGCAGAACGATCCAGATCGTCCAGGAAAACTCCGTGTGGATCCTGAAGCTAAATTAGAGGAAGAATTGGTTGTAAGACCTACCTCTGAAGCGATTATTTGGAACACTTATAAAGGATGGATTCAGTCATACAGAGATTTGCCATTGCTAATAAATCAATGGGCAAATGTAGTTCGTTGGGAAATGCGTACTCGTTTGTTTTTGCGTACTGCAGAGTTTTTATGGCAAGAGGGGCATACAGCCCATGCAACTAAAAAAGAAGCTCTTATAGAGTCAAAACAAATGCAGGAAATCTATGCTATTTTTGCTGAAGGTTTTATGGCGATGCCCGTGGTTAAAGGAGCAAAATCAGAAAGTGAACGTTTTGCGGGAGCAGAAGAAACTTATACTATTGAAGCATTGATGCAAGACGGAAAAGCTTTGCAAGCAGGTACTTCACATTTTTTAGGGCAAAATTTTGCCAAGGCTTTTGATGTAAAATACACATCTAAAGAAGGAAAACAAGAATATGTTTGGGCAACATCTTGGGGTGTTTCAACGCGTTTAATTGGTGGGTTAATTATGACACATTCTGATGATTTCGGTTTGGTATTGCCTCCAAAATTAGCGCCGATTCAAGTGGTGATTGTTCCTATTTATAAAAATAATGAACAGTTAGACCTAATTTCAGAGAAAGTATCAGTTATGGTATCTGATCTAAGAAAAAAAGGAATTTCTGTAAAGTTTGATAATAGAGATACTTTTAGACCGGGAGCAAAATTTGCTGAATACGAACTAAAAGGTGTACCAGTTCGGATTGCTATTGGTGCAAGAGATCTTGAAAGTAATACGGTTGAACTCGCGCGAAGAGATACGCTGGAAAAACAAACTGTTTCTCAAGACCACTTAGCTGATTTTATTGAAAACCTTTTAGAGGATATTCAGAACAATCTTTTTAATAGAGCCAAGGAGTATAGAGATGAGCATATCACTGAGGTTTCTAATTTTGAGGAATTTAAAGATGTAATAGAGAATAAAGGTGGATTTGTACTAGCTCATTGGGATGGTACAGAAGAGACAGAGGATGCTATTAAAGAGCAAACAAAAGCAACTATTAGATGTATTCCTAATGATAGTAAATTTGAGGCGGGAACCTGCGTGTTTTCAGGAAAACCGTCAAAGCAAAAAGTGCTTTTTGCAAAAGCGTATTAA
- a CDS encoding NifU family protein, with protein sequence MNNTTISIQSTNNDSILKFTSTSVLMNGGSQEFNNIDEAKNAPLVQQLFYLPFVKKVYITPNFIAIQKYDIVTWSDVQEEVRAQIESYIQDGNIVISESTTKKLAIEVYAEVTPNPAVMKFGSSKSLTKVDVECKNIDEATAVSPLAQALFHFPFVKEVFISENYVSITKFEMVEWNDIYPELRSFLLNYLQENKTIIKELPKASSSDTVKSADTPPVKLEGTSAEIVSILDEYIKPAVASDGGNIAFQSYDAESKIVSVILQGACSGCPSSTITLKNGIETMLKEMLPNQINEVVAING encoded by the coding sequence ATGAATAATACAACCATATCTATACAGAGCACTAACAACGATAGCATTTTAAAATTCACGAGTACTTCTGTGCTTATGAATGGTGGCAGTCAAGAATTTAACAATATTGATGAAGCTAAAAACGCTCCTTTAGTGCAGCAATTATTTTACCTTCCCTTTGTAAAAAAAGTGTATATCACACCTAATTTTATTGCCATACAAAAATATGACATTGTAACCTGGAGTGATGTGCAAGAAGAAGTTCGAGCACAGATAGAAAGTTATATTCAAGATGGAAATATTGTAATTTCAGAAAGCACGACTAAAAAGCTAGCCATTGAAGTCTACGCAGAGGTGACACCGAATCCGGCTGTAATGAAATTTGGCTCTAGCAAATCATTAACAAAGGTTGATGTAGAGTGCAAAAACATCGACGAAGCAACTGCTGTTTCGCCATTAGCACAAGCTCTTTTCCATTTTCCTTTTGTCAAAGAAGTTTTTATCTCAGAAAACTATGTCTCGATTACCAAGTTTGAAATGGTAGAATGGAATGACATTTACCCAGAGCTTAGAAGCTTTTTATTAAACTACTTACAAGAAAACAAAACGATCATCAAAGAGCTGCCTAAAGCAAGTAGCTCTGATACCGTAAAATCAGCTGATACTCCTCCAGTTAAATTAGAAGGAACCTCAGCAGAGATTGTTAGCATTTTAGATGAATACATAAAACCTGCGGTGGCATCTGATGGTGGAAATATCGCATTTCAATCTTACGATGCAGAAAGCAAAATTGTTAGCGTTATTTTACAAGGCGCCTGTAGTGGATGCCCTTCTTCTACAATAACCTTAAAAAATGGTATTGAAACCATGTTAAAAGAAATGCTGCCAAATCAGATTAACGAAGTAGTTGCAATTAACGGATAA
- a CDS encoding BamA/TamA family outer membrane protein, protein MKKVSFYLLFLYLLTACNSVKRVAEDEQLLRATKIFVDNKKNKNSELNDYVVQKPNSRTLGLPISIYFYNLGNPEYPQGAKKWGENHPKKYNFIKKVFSEKQSIGLAKSYINFNNWFLNSGEKPIIIDDEKTKRTVKTLSEYFKTKGYLKNTVSSKKDSIAPKKGIVSYYINKGEPLILDTISTQILSPVLDSIYKEAYGKDGKLTSHLKSGEQYNSENFIKETEQIVKLFRNAGVYHFTGNVENMVFNVQSKRPDHKTNMDLVISGTYQFENNVNQPIQRPFVINKVTKVNVYTDYTYTEKDEPYLDTISYNGIRFIAHKKVKYNPRFLSQSIFIKPFEKYTDTLTNLTRSHLKSLKNFKSVSIQYSEIGDTDDLEANIYLTPIEKFSIGADTELTHSNLRKLGVSAKFSIVNRNTFRGSELMKFSFLGSFFNTSTELENSAGFFNAWEIGADLSLEIPRFVAPFGLNKLVNKKMSPKTFFSVGTGIQKNIGLDKQNFTGTINYNWNFNSKKNISVELFNIQYIRNLNVSEYFNIYTSEFSKLKPLAATYYNDPNYNLQQADAVNFMNSASSDSAFESSNPEAYKESANTFNRYNIITSNFFIPTIAYTFTYNSQTNYKDNNFSFFKIRVANSGNFFSLLANGTNSDGAKTISDTPIAQYFKTDIEYKQFWDVTRNSVLGFRSFLGLIIPYENSDIPFTKSYFAGGSNDIRAWRTYDLGPGSSTPGLEYNVGSLKFLTSIEYRFDLIGSLKGALFIDAGNIWDITNSEFVDSKAAFNSISSLKQIAVGSGFGARYDFSFLVLRLDVGLKTHEPYLNGNKWFQNFNFGNAVYNIGINYPF, encoded by the coding sequence ATGAAAAAAGTTTCTTTCTACTTACTATTTCTCTACCTACTGACCGCGTGTAATTCGGTTAAAAGGGTTGCAGAAGATGAGCAGCTTTTAAGAGCAACCAAAATTTTTGTAGATAATAAGAAAAATAAGAACAGTGAGCTAAACGATTATGTCGTTCAAAAACCCAACTCGAGAACTTTAGGCCTTCCGATTTCTATTTATTTCTACAACCTCGGAAATCCCGAATATCCTCAAGGAGCCAAAAAATGGGGAGAAAACCACCCTAAAAAATATAATTTCATAAAAAAAGTATTTTCAGAAAAGCAAAGTATTGGGCTCGCAAAATCCTATATAAACTTTAACAATTGGTTTTTAAATAGCGGTGAAAAACCCATCATTATTGACGATGAAAAAACCAAAAGAACAGTAAAAACCCTTAGTGAATATTTTAAAACGAAAGGGTATCTTAAAAACACTGTTAGCTCAAAAAAAGACTCCATAGCACCTAAAAAAGGGATTGTATCTTATTACATAAACAAAGGAGAGCCATTAATATTAGATACCATCAGCACTCAAATTTTATCCCCTGTTTTAGACTCTATATATAAAGAAGCTTATGGCAAAGATGGTAAGTTAACCAGTCACTTAAAATCTGGTGAGCAATACAATAGTGAGAATTTTATAAAAGAGACTGAGCAAATTGTGAAATTATTCAGAAATGCTGGTGTTTATCACTTCACTGGGAATGTAGAAAACATGGTTTTTAATGTGCAATCCAAAAGACCTGACCACAAAACAAACATGGATTTGGTTATCTCAGGAACCTATCAATTTGAGAATAATGTGAACCAACCAATACAACGTCCATTTGTAATTAACAAAGTCACAAAAGTAAATGTGTACACTGACTATACCTATACTGAGAAAGATGAACCCTATTTAGACACTATCAGTTATAATGGTATTCGTTTTATAGCGCATAAAAAAGTAAAATACAATCCTAGATTCTTGTCTCAATCCATCTTTATAAAACCGTTTGAGAAATACACAGACACACTCACAAACCTTACAAGAAGTCATTTAAAATCATTAAAAAATTTCAAATCTGTTAGCATACAGTATTCTGAAATTGGAGATACAGATGATTTGGAAGCTAACATTTATTTAACTCCTATTGAAAAATTTAGCATTGGAGCTGACACTGAGCTTACACATTCTAACTTGAGAAAATTAGGGGTATCTGCAAAATTTTCTATAGTCAATAGAAATACATTTCGTGGCTCAGAACTTATGAAGTTTTCATTTTTAGGTTCTTTTTTCAATACCTCTACAGAACTTGAAAACTCCGCTGGTTTTTTCAACGCATGGGAAATTGGAGCAGATCTATCATTAGAGATCCCTCGATTTGTAGCTCCTTTTGGCCTAAACAAGCTAGTAAACAAAAAAATGTCTCCTAAAACTTTTTTTTCTGTTGGTACTGGAATTCAAAAAAATATCGGATTAGACAAACAAAATTTTACTGGCACAATCAATTACAATTGGAACTTTAATTCTAAAAAAAACATTAGTGTTGAGCTCTTCAATATCCAGTATATACGAAACCTAAACGTCAGTGAATATTTTAATATTTACACTTCTGAATTTAGCAAATTAAAACCTTTAGCAGCCACCTATTACAACGACCCTAATTACAATTTGCAGCAAGCTGATGCGGTAAACTTTATGAACTCGGCAAGTTCAGATTCTGCTTTTGAAAGCAGCAACCCAGAAGCCTATAAAGAAAGTGCTAATACGTTTAATCGATATAATATTATTACTTCAAACTTTTTTATTCCTACAATTGCCTATACGTTTACTTACAATAGTCAGACCAATTATAAAGACAATAATTTTTCTTTTTTTAAAATTAGAGTTGCAAACTCTGGAAACTTCTTTTCACTTCTAGCTAATGGTACAAACAGCGATGGTGCCAAAACCATTTCTGATACGCCGATTGCTCAATACTTTAAAACAGATATTGAATACAAACAATTCTGGGACGTAACTAGAAATTCGGTTTTAGGTTTTCGAAGTTTCTTAGGATTGATTATTCCTTATGAGAATTCTGACATTCCTTTTACAAAAAGTTATTTTGCTGGTGGATCAAATGACATCCGAGCTTGGAGAACTTATGACTTAGGTCCTGGTTCTTCTACCCCTGGTTTAGAATACAATGTCGGAAGTTTAAAGTTCTTAACAAGTATTGAGTATCGATTTGATTTGATTGGTAGTTTAAAAGGAGCACTATTTATTGATGCAGGAAACATTTGGGACATTACAAATTCAGAATTTGTAGATTCGAAAGCCGCTTTTAATAGTATTTCTTCTTTAAAGCAAATTGCTGTAGGGTCTGGTTTTGGTGCCAGATATGATTTTAGCTTTTTAGTACTTAGATTAGATGTGGGTTTAAAAACTCATGAGCCTTATTTAAATGGCAATAAATGGTTTCAAAACTTTAATTTTGGCAATGCCGTCTATAATATTGGTATAAACTATCCTTTTTAA
- the rodA gene encoding rod shape-determining protein RodA yields MRAEKNNIFSGVDWILVLLYMILVGFGWTNIYAATVSDTSGELLDFSTRYGKQLLWILLCIPLIIVILFFNSKFYERFASVIYFIGLLFLAGVLLFGKKINGATSWYDFGGMSLQPSEFAKAFTALAVAKLLSDKQYNLKLIKNQVKAFIVIFLPALLIALQPDMGSVLVYVSFFFVLNREGLTHNYILLGSLAIVLFILTILFGITITMVSVYAILTLFLIYFIKKNKGYFKFNWHKFLGIYLFASLLIIGSSYMYNSVFEQHQRDRFDVLLGITQDTKEIGYNTNQSIQTISSGGLTGKGFLDGDRTQGRFVPEQDTDYIFSTVGEEWGFLGTSFVVIAFMLLLYRILYLAESHNNKFGRIYGYSLASILFFHVLINIGMVIQLLPTVGIPLPFFSYGGSSLWGFTLLLFIFIKLDANKGNDW; encoded by the coding sequence TTGAGAGCAGAGAAAAACAATATTTTTTCAGGGGTAGATTGGATCCTAGTCCTTTTGTACATGATCTTGGTAGGCTTTGGGTGGACAAACATCTATGCCGCTACAGTTTCTGATACAAGTGGAGAACTTCTTGATTTTTCTACGAGATACGGAAAGCAATTATTGTGGATTCTTTTGTGCATACCCTTAATTATTGTCATCCTCTTTTTTAATTCAAAATTCTACGAACGCTTTGCCAGTGTCATTTATTTTATTGGCCTGCTTTTTTTGGCTGGTGTACTGCTTTTTGGAAAGAAAATAAATGGCGCTACCTCATGGTATGATTTTGGAGGTATGAGTCTACAGCCCTCAGAATTTGCCAAAGCCTTTACCGCTTTAGCTGTTGCAAAACTGCTGAGTGACAAACAATACAACTTAAAGCTCATTAAAAATCAAGTTAAGGCCTTTATTGTTATCTTTTTACCAGCTTTATTAATCGCTTTACAACCAGACATGGGATCCGTTTTAGTGTATGTATCGTTCTTTTTTGTCTTAAACAGAGAAGGGCTTACACACAACTATATACTTTTAGGTTCACTTGCTATCGTCTTATTTATTCTAACCATACTTTTCGGAATAACAATAACTATGGTAAGTGTTTACGCAATACTCACTTTATTTCTAATCTACTTTATTAAAAAAAACAAAGGCTACTTTAAATTTAACTGGCATAAGTTTTTAGGAATTTATCTGTTTGCTAGCTTGCTAATCATTGGATCTAGTTATATGTACAATTCTGTATTTGAACAACACCAACGAGATCGTTTTGATGTTTTATTAGGAATCACTCAAGACACCAAAGAAATTGGCTACAACACCAATCAATCTATTCAGACAATTAGTTCTGGTGGTTTAACTGGAAAAGGCTTTTTAGACGGCGACAGAACTCAAGGTCGTTTTGTTCCAGAGCAGGACACTGATTATATTTTTAGTACCGTAGGAGAAGAATGGGGCTTTTTAGGAACTTCTTTTGTTGTCATTGCTTTTATGCTCTTACTCTACAGGATCCTTTATCTGGCCGAGAGCCACAACAACAAGTTTGGTCGTATCTATGGCTATAGTTTAGCCTCAATACTGTTTTTCCACGTACTCATTAACATAGGAATGGTTATTCAATTATTACCTACTGTTGGTATCCCACTACCCTTTTTTAGCTATGGTGGTTCCTCTCTATGGGGCTTTACACTGCTCTTGTTTATCTTTATTAAATTAGATGCAAATAAAGGAAACGACTGGTAA
- the ubiE gene encoding bifunctional demethylmenaquinone methyltransferase/2-methoxy-6-polyprenyl-1,4-benzoquinol methylase UbiE, giving the protein MSAEQIKPYKESDLGKKEQVAQMFNAISKNYDGLNRVISFGIDVKWRKKVVAIVGKNKPKQILDIATGTGDLAIMMAKLQPSKIIGLDISAGMLEVGKEKVAKDNLSEIIELIVGDSEKMPFEDNTFDAITVSFGVRNFANLNKGLKEIYRVLKPGGVLVILETSVPTKFPYKQGYHFHSKVILPLVGKLFSKDKVAYSYLSESANSFPFGTAFNNILLKNGFSTAVNQPVTFGVASIYTATK; this is encoded by the coding sequence ATGTCAGCAGAACAAATTAAACCATACAAGGAATCAGACCTAGGAAAAAAAGAGCAAGTTGCTCAAATGTTCAACGCTATTTCTAAAAATTACGACGGTCTTAACCGTGTTATTTCTTTTGGAATTGATGTAAAATGGCGTAAAAAAGTAGTTGCAATCGTTGGAAAAAACAAGCCTAAACAAATCTTAGATATTGCAACAGGTACTGGTGACCTGGCAATTATGATGGCCAAACTTCAACCTTCAAAAATCATTGGCTTAGACATTTCTGCCGGCATGCTAGAAGTTGGAAAAGAAAAAGTTGCCAAAGACAATTTATCAGAAATCATTGAATTAATTGTTGGTGATTCAGAAAAAATGCCTTTTGAAGATAATACTTTTGATGCCATTACCGTATCTTTTGGAGTTCGCAATTTTGCCAACTTAAACAAGGGACTTAAAGAAATTTACAGAGTTCTTAAACCTGGAGGTGTTTTGGTTATTTTAGAAACTTCTGTACCTACAAAATTCCCATACAAACAAGGATATCATTTTCACAGTAAAGTAATTTTACCACTTGTAGGGAAATTATTTTCTAAAGACAAGGTTGCTTATTCTTACCTTTCTGAATCTGCAAATTCTTTTCCTTTTGGAACCGCCTTTAACAATATTTTATTAAAAAATGGGTTTAGTACAGCAGTAAACCAGCCAGTCACTTTTGGAGTGGCCTCGATTTACACAGCGACAAAATAA
- a CDS encoding TrmH family RNA methyltransferase yields the protein MNLSKKEIKLVSSLQQKKYRQKYKLFVAEGVKVVKELLDSSFVLHQLYLTDDIFLTITESKRKQITEVDLKKISQLKTPNKVVGLFQIPEPLSVLEEGLTLALDDINDPGNLGTIIRLCDWFGVDQLVCSKDTVDCFNQKVVQATMGSLARVRISYVDLLPYLKKATRPIFIADMDGDNLYKTSLPAQAVLVMGNEANGISSEISNLKNTCISIPRFGNLQQTESLNVATATAIILSEFKRV from the coding sequence ATGAATTTATCAAAAAAGGAAATCAAACTAGTAAGTAGTTTACAGCAAAAAAAGTACAGACAAAAATATAAATTATTTGTTGCAGAAGGTGTTAAAGTTGTAAAAGAATTACTTGATTCTTCCTTTGTTTTGCATCAACTCTATCTAACGGATGATATTTTTTTAACAATAACAGAAAGTAAAAGAAAACAGATTACAGAAGTTGATTTAAAAAAAATAAGTCAACTTAAGACACCAAATAAAGTTGTTGGATTATTTCAAATTCCAGAACCGTTAAGTGTTTTAGAGGAGGGACTAACTTTGGCTTTGGATGATATAAATGATCCTGGAAATTTAGGAACCATAATTCGTCTCTGTGATTGGTTTGGTGTAGATCAATTAGTATGCTCTAAAGACACTGTAGATTGTTTTAATCAAAAGGTTGTTCAGGCAACGATGGGTTCTCTAGCGAGAGTCCGAATTTCTTATGTTGATTTATTGCCGTATTTAAAAAAGGCAACTAGACCTATTTTTATCGCAGATATGGATGGCGATAATCTTTATAAGACCAGTTTGCCAGCCCAGGCAGTTTTGGTAATGGGTAACGAAGCAAATGGCATTTCTTCTGAGATATCAAATCTTAAAAACACCTGTATTAGCATTCCTAGATTTGGTAATCTTCAGCAAACTGAAAGTTTAAATGTAGCGACCGCTACCGCTATAATTTTAAGCGAGTTTAAAAGAGTTTAG